Genomic segment of Nostoc sp. TCL240-02:
TATCGCTTAGAGTACTGAGGTGCTTTCCGGGCTTTATGTAAACCATATTTCTTCCGCTCTTTTGCTCTCGGATCGCGAGTCAAGTAACCTTCAGTTTTCAAAGGTGGGCGGTTGTCTGGGTCTAGTTGGCACAAAGCACGAGCAACTCCCAAACGGACAGAATCAGCTTGTCCAGTCAAGCCGCCGCCTTCTGCTTTCACCAAAATGTCATATTCATTTTCTAATCCCAGAGTTTCCAGGGGTGCTTTAATCACTCCCAGGTAGTTGGGGTTGAATTGGAAATACAAGGTTCCATCTTTACCGTTCACAATCAGTTGACCGGTGCCTGGAACCAAGCGTACCCGTGCTACTGCGTTTTTACGACGACCAGTACCCCAGTATACGGCGCGACCGCTATTAGCATCTGCTACTACCATTAATTTTCTTCTCCAGGAATTGTATTAACTTTTAGTTCTTTAGGTTTTTGAGCATCGTGAGGATGCGTAGGCCCAGCGTAAACCTTCAGCTTGGTGAACAACTGCTTACCCAGGCTATTTTTAGGTAGCATACCTTTAACAGCTTGTTCTAAAATTCGCTCTGGTATGCGGTCTTGCAGTTTAGCGAAAGTTTCGGTTTTCATCCCACCAGGACGACCAGAATGGCGGCGGTAAAGCTTTTGAGTGCGCTTTTTGCCTGTGACTGCGACTTTCTCGGCATTAATGACGATTACGAAGTCACCTGTATCTAGGTGGGGAGTGTATTCGGGTTTCTTTTTGCCCCTCAATACCTGGGCGATTTCACTAGCGAGGCGACCGAGGCGTTTATCGGTGGCATCTACTATGTACCACTCACGCTCAAGGGTTGCTTGAGAAGGAAGGTATGTTTTAACTGTTGTCATTTGTCATTTGTCCTTTGTCATTTTTAATTTGTCATTAGTCATTTGTCTTTTGTCATTTGCAGTTACTAAGAACCAATGACTAATGACTCTTGACTAGTGACGAACTTTGGCAAGGTGTCGTACCAAATCTCTTTTGGAAAGGGAAAATCGGGATAGCCGACTCGCAACAAGCACAAGCCTTGAGGTGGTGCGGCATATTTCACTTCTTCCCGGCGTTCTTCTTTCCAGAGTTGGGTGAAGCCAGAAAGTGTTCGTTGTCCAGAACCTACTTCTACCAACATCCCTACCAACAGCCGTACCATGCCATACAAAAATCCATCTGCCTGTATTTCAATATGGATAAATGGCCCACTGCGACGACACTCTGCTGCTTGCACCTCTACCCAGGAATGCGATCGCTTTGAGCCTGCACGGTGAAAAGCAGCTAAGTGATGCTTTCCCAAGAGAGGTTTCAAGGCAGCTTTAATTAAGGATTCATCCAGGGGTGCATAATAATAATGCCAACTGAAGGGTCTTACAAACAAGTTAAGCCGATCTTCAGTATATATTGTGTAGCGATACCGTCGATAGGCTGCGCTAAAGCGAGCGTGCCAACGGTTATCGACACTAGCTGAAGCCCTGATTAATATATCTGGCGGCAGATAGCTATTTAGGATTGTTGCCCACTTGTGAGGTGGAATTAAACCTGTAGCTTCAAAATGGGCTACTTGAGCAGCAGCATGAACTCCTGAATCAGTTCGCCCAGCACCGTGTAGTGTTACATGGTACCCAAGAATAGTAGCGATCGCTATTTCTATCTCTTCCTGGACAGTCCGTTGTTTTTTTTGCCGTTGCCAGCCATGAAAATGAGTGCCCAGGTATTGGATTACCAAGGCTACCCGATGAGTTTGTGTAGGCTGGGGACTTTCTAACATACAGATTTTGTCTTTTGTCTTTTGTCATTTGTTATTCACTAATGACCAAATGACTAATGACCAATAACTAAATGATTTAAACCAATTCAATTATTGCCATTTTTGCATTATCACCCCGACGCGGTACGGTATGCAGAATGCGGGTATAACCGCCCTGGCGATCGCCATATCGAGTTGGAACTTGCTCAAATAGAGCGTGAACCAATTGTTTGTCGAAGATATAGCCAAGGGCTTCGCGACGTGCTGCCAGAGAGCCATTTTTAGCTAGAGTAATCATTTTTTCCACTTCACTTCGCAGAACTTTCGCTCTAATTAAAGTGGTGGTGATCTTACCATGACGGATCAGCTCGGTGGTGAGCGATCGCAATAAAGCACGGCGTTGATCGGCTGGTTTACTGAGTTGTTTGACGCGACAACGGTGACGCATAATTATGCACTATGAGTTATGAACGGTTTTTATTAAGGATGTTTAGAGCCTCTTTCCATTGGCAGGGTGATGCCCAAGCGTCGCTGCAAAGCTTCCACGACTTCTTCTGCTGACTTCTGACCAAAGTTCTTAATTTCTAAGAGGTCTTCTTGGGTATAATCCAACAAATCTGCCACAGAGTTAACTTGTGCCCGTTTGAGACAGTTATATGCCCGCACAGAAAGTTGCAACTCTTCGATAGGTATCTGGGCAGTTGGATCGTCTGGAATATCTGAACCTGTGTCTGTTGGTTCTAGGGAGATATCTTTCAAAGGATTGAATAAATCTACCAAGATCCCAGCAGCCGAAGATAGTGCTTCTTGAGGAGAAATACTGCCATTTGTCCAAACTTCCAACAGTAGTCGGTCTTTTGGAATCAAGCCTTCCCCACGAGATTCTTCAACACTATAGTTGACTTTTCGCACCGGCATAAATATTGAGTCGATTTGGAGAAAGTCTAACGATGTAGCTTCCTCACGTCCTCGCTCTACGGTGCGATAGCCTTTACCTTTCTCGATCCGAAATTCCATTTCCAGCTTGCCACCCTCAGCAATGGTGGCTACATACTGAGTCGGATCAATTACTTCTACTTCACTAGGTAAATCAAAATGTGCCGCAGTTATTGTTGCTGGGCCGCTAACGAGTAATCTACCAATTTGGGGTTGCGATGAATAGTTTTTTAGGATGACTTCCTTCATTCTCATGAGGATTTCCAACACATCTTCCCGCACGCCCGGAACTGTAGCAAATTCGTGTGAAACGCCTGCAATCCGCACTGCTGTAACTGCTGTACCTTCTAGGTTAGACAGTAAAACCCGCCGCAGTGCGTTGCCAACCGTTGTTCCTTGACCGCGTTCTAGAGGTTCCAGAACAAATTTACTGTAATGGTTCCGACTTTCTTCAGTATTCGACTCTACACATTCAATCTGAAACTGCGCCACGGATGAGCCTCCCTTTTTCTAAGGTGCTGCTAGCAGACAAATCAATTGCCTCCCGAATTGACTTTATGTCCTGTAGGTTATAGGTTTATCAAACTACCAGTATGAGATTACGATATAGTTTGACGCTCCTATTGAGCTTTCAGGCGCTAATAATATTTTGGGTTCCCGAATTTTAACAGCTTTCCCCACAGGAAAATCTGATTCGCTTTTGGTCGCCCAGGTTTTCACCCAATGACAGTTTGCACGTTATCCGCCCAAGCAGTCATTGTAAGTAACTTTACTTACTTTGGTTGTAGCCTCTCGTCCTCAATGCCCAAGTCTTGGTATTTAAACTCGACGGCGCTTGGGTGGACGGCAGCCATTGTGAGGAATGGGGGTAATATCCCGAATGAGTGTAATTTCCAGTCCGGCTCCTTGAAGTGCGCGGATAGCGGTTTCTCTACCTGCTCCTGGTCCACTTACCATTACCTCAATTTGGCGCATTCCTTGATCTATAGCTCTACGGGCTGCACTTTCAGCAGCAGTTTGCGCTGCAAAGGGAGTTCCCTTTTTTGCTCCCTTAAAACCGCTAGAACCAGCACTAGCCCAGGAGATGACATCTCCATTTTGATCGGTAATGGTGACAATGCTATTGTTGAAAGTAGACTGGATGTAGGCCATCCCACTTGGTACGTTCCGTTTCTGCTTCTTGCTCCCGGATTTTTTAGTTGGTTGTCTCGCCATACTTGTTTAGTTGATTTAAGGTAAAACTTGCTCTGATTAGCAAGCGTTGCAAATTTATTTCCCTGGAGCCTTCTTCTTACCAGCCACTGTCTGCCTTCTGCCTCGACGGGTTCTGGCATTGGTGCGAGTTCTTTGTCCTCTGACTGGTAAGCCCATACGATGACGACGACCTCTGTAAGTACCAATGTCAACTAAGCGCTTGATGTTCAAAGACTCCAAACGCCGCAAGTCGCCTTCAACTTGATAGTTACTTTCTATTTCGCCTCGCAGGGCTGTCACATCGGCATCACTTAAGTCCTTAACGCGGGTGTCTGGATTCACACCAGTAGCCGCTATAATTTCTTGAGCGCGTGATAAACCAATTCCGTAGATATAAGTTAGACCGATTTCAACGCGCTTATCGCGTGGAAGGTCTACTCCGGCAATCCGTGCCACAATGAACTCTCCCTATTGTTTTCGCAATTACTGTTGGTTGGAAAAACGTGATTAATCGCGTTTTTTCGTTGTTAATGATGATACGCGTATTACAACTCACTCTCTTTGTAAGAGCGTTATCCTTGACGTTGCTTGTGCTTGGGGTTCACACAGATCACCATGACGCGACCACGACGTTTGATCACGCTACACTTTTCACAAATTTTCTTGACTGAGGCTCTAACTTTCATGCCTTTTATTTTTTGACTCCAAATATTAAATTATAGCATTTTTAGGGAAAACAATCCACATAATTTGACTAGCAAACAGTCAAAAGGATGATTTTATGGTAAAATTCTCTACATCTACATATAGTTACTTCTTTCGTAGTCGGTAGGTAATTCTGCCTTTGGTCAAGTCGTAAGGAGTTAACTCTACCTTGACGCGATCGCCAGGCAAAATCTTGATATAATTGCGGCGAATCTTGCCGGAAATGTGAGCTAGCACGTTAAATCCATTGTCCAAGTCAACGCGAAACATCGCGTTGGGCAAGGACTCTGTAACCGTGCCTTCCATTTCAATCAAATCTTGCTTAGACAATTTGTTTTTTCCTCAACTCAACAATTTCGTGTTTAGTTGCAGCACTTCATCTGCAAGAGAACACATTTTAAGAAATATATCAACAGTTTATTAATATATCTTAGCTAAAATTGATCTGTTTCTTGGGAGGGGTATGGAACATTGGGAATTGGGGAAAGAACTACTGTAGCTCCTCCCCTCCTCCTTCATTCTCAAGCGATTAGCTTTTGCAGTTCACTAGTGACTTCTTCTTGGGACTGATTGCCGTTTACTGTTAAAAGTTTTTGGCGATCGCGATAATAATCAATTAAAGGTGCAGTTTCAGCGCGGTACACTTCTAACCGACGACGAATCACCTCTTCGGTATCATCTTTTCGCCCTCTAGCTAGCAAACGTTCTACCACAACATCATCTGGTGCATCTAGATTAACTACCCTTTCACCACTCTGATGTATTGTTACCAGCAATTCTTCTAGAAAAGCTGCTTGCGTCACTTTACGGGGAAAACCATCAAGAATCCAACCATTTTCTGCATCTGGTTGGTTGAGGCGCTCCTGTACCAAGTCCTGCACGAGCTGGTCAGGGACTAACTCACCGCTATTTACATAGTTTTGAGCTTTGATTCCCAAATGAGTTTGCTCTTTCATGGCTTGTCTTAAGATTTCCCCAGTAGAAATATGGGGAATATTTAGGTGTTCAGCCAATGCTTGAGCTTGTGTTCCTTTACCAGCTCCAGGTGGTCCCAAGAAGATTAGTCGCGTCACTATTGTTTCACCATTCCTTCATAGCGCTGAGAGATTACGTATGTTTGGATTTGCCTTGCAGTATCAATTGCTACGCCCACTAAAATTAACAGAGAGGTAGCACCTAGTCCCTTAAATGTGGGTACTCCTAAAGCACTTTCGACACCAGTTGGGATAATAGCAACCAAGCCCAAAAAGATAGCACCCAAAAAGGTGAGTCGGTTTGAAACGCGCTCGATATACTCGCTAGTCGCTTTGCCGGGACGAATACCGGGAATACTGGAACCCATTTTTTTCAAATTCTGCGCTACATCTACCGGGTTGAGAATCAACGAAGAATAGAAGTAGCTAAAGAAAATGATAGAAATCATGTAAACCAAGGCATAGACCCAAGAGCCAGAACCGCTTGGACTCAAATAAGTGTTAATTATATTTGCCAATTCAGCATTCTTGGCGAAATTTGCAATCAGTAGTGGCAAACTGAGGATGGCTGCGGCAAAGATAATTGGCATTACGCCGCCTTGATTTAGCCGCAAGGGTAAAAAGCTCCGTTGCTCTGCCAAAACTCGACGACCAACTTGGCGACGAGCCGAAATAATCGGGATGCGGCGCATTCCTTCTTGGACAACCACAATACCAACAATGGTTGCCAGGAAAACTAAGATTAGTACTATGACGCGACCAACTGTTTCTCGACCGCCGACTTGTACCAAATCGATAGTATCGCCTAATGCTTTTGGTAATGATGCGACAATGTTGACAAAAATTAACAATGATGCTCCATTGCCAATACCTCGTTCTGTAATGAGTTCTGATGCCCACATTACAAACATAGAACCAGCAGTCAGAGCGATCGCAGTTTCAGCTACAAAGATAGGCCCTGGATTTAAGGCAAATTGCTGGAGGAATAATGCTGAAAAAGCTGTACTTTGGAGAATTGCCCAACATACAGTGACATAACGGGTAATTTGCGATATTTTCCGCCGACCCGCTTCGCCTTCATTTTTCTGTAAATTTTCTAAAGATGGAATCGCCGCGGTGAGCAATTGGATGATAATGGACGCATTAATAAAGGGTAAAATCCCTAAAGCAAAAACGCCCAAAGTCGAAAGTCCTCGCCCGGAAAATATATCCAATAAACCGAATATGGAATTATTGCCCGATATAGCTTCGGTAAATCTAGGTCTATCAATCCCTGGTACTGGCAAGTAGATGCCCAGGCGAACCAAAATCAAAACACCGACAGTTACAAGCAGCCTACCTCTAAGCCCGGCTGCTTGTGCCATCTGCATAAAAGTTTCTTGAGCCGTTGGGGCTTTATCTCGACTGATCATAGAGTGCTACCTTTATAGTGAACCAGGCGCTGACAGCGAGTTGGCTTGCATTTAAGTGCGCTGTTCCGGCTCACTCATAAGACTTCACAACTCCCTCCAGCTGCCTCAATTTTGCTACGAGCTGAACCTGTGAAAGCTGCCGCTTGTACCTTGAGCGGAATACTCAATTCCCCGTTACCTAAAATTTTCAATGGCCCTTTGACAGCAGTCAGAATACCTGCTGCCTTCAAGGAGGTCAAAGTTACTTCTGTATTAGCGGGAAGGGAGGCTAGCTTATCTACATTAATCGTAGTGTAAATCTTCTGATTAACAATCGGGAAGCCCTTCAGCTTAGGTAAGCGGCGGTACAATGGCTGTTGACCACCTTCAAAACCGGGTCGAGTACCGCTACCGGAGCGAGATTTTTGACCCCGCATACCTAGACCAGCACTAGCACCTTGTCCGGCAGAAATACCTCTGGCTACACGCTTCTTGCGTTTCTTTGAGCCTTTTTGCGGCTTAACATCATGGAGTCTCATAAGTTACCAAGTTGTCCTTTGTCATTTGTCCTTTGTCATTTGTCTTTTGTCATTTGTTATTCACTAATGAACGCCACTTGCTTCAACAGGGGGAACCCCCGCAACGCAGTGGCTCCTAATGACCAATGACTAATGACTAGTTAGATGTAGAGATTTTCAATAGGAATACCGCGATCTTCCGCGACTTCAGAAAGAGTCCGCAATGTAGATAAGGCATTGACTGCGGCTCTAGCATTATTAAGCGGATTGTTAGAACCAAGCTGCTTGGCTAATATGTTACGAACTCCTGCCAATTCCAACACAGTCCGCACAGCACCACCAGCAATTACCCCAGTACCAGGTGCGGCTGGACGCATAATCACTTTTGCACCGCCACCGACACCATCAATGGGATGGGGGATGGAGTTGGATTTAGTAATTGGGATATCAATCAGGTGTTTTTTGCCGTCAGCTACGCCTTTTTTAACTGCGCCAATTACATCTGAAGCTTTGCCTACACCGACACCAACTTGACCGCGTTCGTTACCAACGACAACGATCGCTCGGAAGCTGAGTTTTTTACCACCTTTGACGACTTTGCTCACGCGGCGGATTTGGATAACCCGCTCTTGCCAAGTGGTTTCCTCTTTTTTGGCACGCTTTGTTCTACTTTTACGCTCTGTTGCCATAATTTATACTCTGGTGAACGTCATTTGTCAGTTGTCATTTGTCATTTGTCTTTTGTCATTTGTCCAATGACTAATGACTAATGACCAATGACTTTAGAAATCTAAACCGGCTTCGCGTGCTGCATCAGCTAAAGCTTTGACACGACCATGATATAAGTTACCACCGCGATCAAAGACTACTTTGGTGATGCCTTTTTCTAGCGATCGCACTGCGATCAATTTACCAACTTGCACTGATGCGTCGCGGTTTGCACCTGACGCTAAACTAGATTTCAAATCTGGTTCTAAAGTCGATGCTGCCACTATGGTTTGATGCTGACTATCATCAATTACCTGGGCATAAATATGCTCATTAGAACGGAATACCGCTAAACGTGGACGTTCTGGGGAGCCAACTACTTTGCCACGAACGCGGCGATGACGACGGTTTTTTGATTCTCTACGAGTAAGTTTCATTTTTACTTCTTACCACCCTTACCAGTCTTACCAGCCTTACGTCTTACCACTTCACCGGCATAGCGAATACCTTTACCTTTGTAAGGTTCTGGTGGACGAACGGCGCGAATTTTTGCGGCTGTGTTGCCTACAATTTCTTTGTCGTAGCCGCTAACAATCACGTTAGTAGTACCTTCGACTGCAAACTGAATTCCTTCTGGTGGCTCAATTTGCACCTGATGGCTGTAACCCATGTTTAGAACTAGGTTACGCCCTTGAAGTTGTGCCCTGTAACCAACACCTTGGATTTCCAAACGGCGCTGAAAACCTTGGGAAACTCCCTCGACCATGTTGGCAACTAAAGTGCGGCTCAAGCCGTGCAGTTGCTTCGATGTCCGAGTTTCATCCCGACGATTTACGTGTAATATTTCTCCCTCTTGAGAGAGCGAGACATTATCTCTGAGAGTGCGAGAAAGTTCTCCTTTCGGGCCTTTCACTACAATATTCGTACCATCGATCGCCACTTGAACTTTGGCGGGAATAGTAATTGGACGTTTACCAATACGAGACATTACTTTTTGTCCTTTGTTATTTGTCCTTTGTCCTTTGTTACTTACCATTTGTTATTTGCCTTTTATCCTTTGCTCAGACAAATGACCAATGACTAATGACAAACGACTAATGACCAATGACTACCAAACGTAACAAAGCACTTCGCCACCCAAGTTTTGACGACGCGCTTCGCGGTCAGTCATAATCCCACTGGATGTAGAAATAATGGCAATGCCAATGCCGCCTAGTACTCTTGGTAATTCTTTTCTATTGGAGTAAACACGCAAGCCTGGCTTACTCACTCGCTTTAAGGCGGTGATTAGAGGCTGACGATTCTTACCTTTATATTTTAGGGAAATCACTAGGTTATGTTTTACCCCTTCTTCTGCTTCTTCGATTTCAGCAATAAAGCCTTCCTCCCGTAGCACTTTGGCAATGCTGCGGGTCATTTTTGTAGCTGGCACTTGTGTAGTTTGATGCCGCGCCAGGTTGGCATTGCGGATGCGCGTCAGCATATCTGCAATTGTGTCGTTAGCCGCCATCGTTCCCTCTATAGATGAACTTACTGATCGCGAAAGGGCATTCCTAATTCTTTAAGTAAGGCGCGGCCCTCTTCGTCGTTTTTTGCTGTGGTGATGATGGAAATATCCATCCCACGCACTTGATCAACGCTGTCGTATTCGACTTCTGGAAAAATTAGCTGTTCTCTTACACCCAGAGTATAGTTACCCCGTCCGTCAAAGCTTTTAGGGCTAACGCCGCGAAAATCTCGAATTCTGGGCAGTGATAGGCTAACTAGTCGATCGAAAAAGGCATACATCCGCTCGGATCTAAGAGTAACCATGATCCCTACGGGCATCCCCTGACGAATCTTAAAGCCAGCGATCGCTTTTTTCGCCCGCGTTACCACTGGTTTTTGACCAGTAACAAGCGCAATTTCATTGATGGATGCTTCCAGCGACTTTGCATTTTGAGCCGCCTCACCCAAACCTCGGTTAATAGTTACCTTTACCAACTTCGGTACTTGATGAACGTTGGTATATTGAAACTGATTAATCAGTTTTGGGACGATTGTCTCTTGATATAAGCTTTTAAGTCTTGTTGTCGCCATAGTTTTTTGTCCTGATATCCCTGGGCTTGGTCAGGGAACTTTTATTGTCCTTTGTTATTTGTCGCTTGTCTTTATTACTAATGACCAATGACTAATGACTAATGACTATTTATCCAAAATCTCGCCAGTTTTTTTAAGTTTTCTGACTTTCTTGCCTTCTGAGGTAAAGGTATAACAAACACGACTGGCAACGTTCTGCTTAGTGGAATAAAGCATCACGTTAGAGCTATGAATTGGGAATTCCTGGGTGACAATCCGCCCTGATTCCCCTTCTTGCTGGGGTTTGACGTGCTTGGTTTTAATGTTGACACCTTTGACGATGACTTTACTCAGTTGGGGAAGTGCCTGGATAATTTCACCAATTTTTCCTTTGTCTTTCCCAGCAATCACTTGTACGGTGTCGCCAGTTTTGACGTGCATTTTGTGGAATACTTTGGGCGTACCCTGTTTGGTTGCCATTAAAGCACCTCCGGAGCCAGAGAAACAATTTTGGTAAAGTTTTTATCGCGCAGTTCACGGGCAACTGGGCCAAAAACTCGTGTACCTCTTGGATTACCGTCTTTGTTGATAATCACAGCAGCGTTATCATCAAAGCGAATACTCATGCCACTGTCACGAGATACAGCTTTCCGAGTGCGGACAATTACTGCTTCCACAACATCAGACTTTTTGACAGCCATGTTGGGTGTAGCATCTTTGACGACGGCGATAATTTTATCACCGATAAAACCATAACGGCGGTTGCCTCCACCTAAGACGCGGATGCACATTAGTTTACGAGCGCCGCTATTATCTGCGACATTTAGGTAAGTCTGGGGTTGAATCACAATTATTCTCCCTTGTGGTGTTGTTAGTTTCTAACAACGATGAGGTTTAAGCGGGCTTGACGTTCAGGACTTCTGTGATTTTCCAGCGCTTGGTTTTGCTCAGGGGTCTAGTTTCCTGAATGCGAACGCGATCGCCTACTTTACACTTATTTTCTTCGTCGTGAACTTTATATCGTTGGGTGTTAACCACAATTTTGCCGTACTTGGGGTGAGGAGCGCGATTTTCTATGGCAACTACCACAGTTTTTTGCATTTTATCGCTCACTACCAAGCCAACTCGTTCTTTAACTGCCATAATCTCCTACTTTTTTTCTTTAGCCGATTGACTTGCTGCCCGTTTGCGTTCTGTTTCTAATGTCAGCAATTGGGCTAGGCGATGTCGAGCCTGTCTGAACTGGTGGGGCTTTTCTAATTGTCTTGTTGCTTTTTGCAAGCGCAACTGAAATAGTTGTCTTTTGATCGCAACAATTTCATCAGAGAGCTTCTCGTCACTTAATTCTCTAGCTTCTGAAATCTTGGGAAGAGGCATAAGCTACTCCTGCTCCTGTGGTTGAGAGCGCACAATAAACTTGGTTTTTATAGGCAGTTTAAATGAAGCTAAACGCATAGCTTCCCGGGCGATTTCTTCAGAAACCCCACCGATTTCAAACAAAATTCGTCCTGGCTTGACTACCGCTACCCAAAACTCTGGATTACCTTTACCGGAACCCATCCGGGTTTCAGCAGGACGCATGGTTACAGGTTTATCAGGGAAAATCCGAATCCAGATTTGTCCACCCCGACGAATATAACGAGTCATTGCCCGACGAGAAGCCTCGATTTGCCGGGAGGTAATCCAAGCAGGTTCTTGTGCTTGGAGTGCAAAATCACCGAAGTTGAGGGTACTACCACGGGTGGCTAGTCCCTCCATCCGTCCGCGCTGTTGTTTGCGGAATTTAGTTCTTCTAGGGCTTAACATGATTGGCTACTAGGTACTAGGTACTGGGGATTAGGGATTGGGAATTAGGGATTGGGGATTGAGAATTCTTACCCAGCCCCCAGTCCCCATTCCCCAGTCCCCGTTTACCCTTCATTTGAGCGGTCTTCAAATTGCTGGCGACGACGTTGTTGTTGACGGCGACGGGGTTCACGTTCGCGATCGCGTGGGTCACGTTCGCGATCACGGCTTGCGGGTGGTAGCGGATCTGGTTCCTGTCCAGGAATAATTTCTCCCTTAAATACCCAAACCTTGATGCCCAAAATGCCGTAAACAGTTTTTGCCGTGCAATAAGAGTAGTCAATGTCAGCCCGTAAAGTATGTAAAGGTACTCTACCTTCACGAGTCCACTCTGTCCGGGCAATTTCTGCACCGTTGAGCCGGCCGCTGACTTGGATTTTAATACCTTGAACACCAGCGCGTTGGGCA
This window contains:
- the rplF gene encoding 50S ribosomal protein L6 — protein: MSRIGKRPITIPAKVQVAIDGTNIVVKGPKGELSRTLRDNVSLSQEGEILHVNRRDETRTSKQLHGLSRTLVANMVEGVSQGFQRRLEIQGVGYRAQLQGRNLVLNMGYSHQVQIEPPEGIQFAVEGTTNVIVSGYDKEIVGNTAAKIRAVRPPEPYKGKGIRYAGEVVRRKAGKTGKGGKK
- the rpsH gene encoding 30S ribosomal protein S8 is translated as MAANDTIADMLTRIRNANLARHQTTQVPATKMTRSIAKVLREEGFIAEIEEAEEGVKHNLVISLKYKGKNRQPLITALKRVSKPGLRVYSNRKELPRVLGGIGIAIISTSSGIMTDREARRQNLGGEVLCYVW
- the rplE gene encoding 50S ribosomal protein L5 — translated: MATTRLKSLYQETIVPKLINQFQYTNVHQVPKLVKVTINRGLGEAAQNAKSLEASINEIALVTGQKPVVTRAKKAIAGFKIRQGMPVGIMVTLRSERMYAFFDRLVSLSLPRIRDFRGVSPKSFDGRGNYTLGVREQLIFPEVEYDSVDQVRGMDISIITTAKNDEEGRALLKELGMPFRDQ
- the rplX gene encoding 50S ribosomal protein L24 — encoded protein: MATKQGTPKVFHKMHVKTGDTVQVIAGKDKGKIGEIIQALPQLSKVIVKGVNIKTKHVKPQQEGESGRIVTQEFPIHSSNVMLYSTKQNVASRVCYTFTSEGKKVRKLKKTGEILDK
- the rplN gene encoding 50S ribosomal protein L14 codes for the protein MIQPQTYLNVADNSGARKLMCIRVLGGGNRRYGFIGDKIIAVVKDATPNMAVKKSDVVEAVIVRTRKAVSRDSGMSIRFDDNAAVIINKDGNPRGTRVFGPVARELRDKNFTKIVSLAPEVL
- the rpsQ gene encoding 30S ribosomal protein S17, whose translation is MAVKERVGLVVSDKMQKTVVVAIENRAPHPKYGKIVVNTQRYKVHDEENKCKVGDRVRIQETRPLSKTKRWKITEVLNVKPA
- the rpmC gene encoding 50S ribosomal protein L29, which produces MPLPKISEARELSDEKLSDEIVAIKRQLFQLRLQKATRQLEKPHQFRQARHRLAQLLTLETERKRAASQSAKEKK
- the rplP gene encoding 50S ribosomal protein L16; this encodes MLSPRRTKFRKQQRGRMEGLATRGSTLNFGDFALQAQEPAWITSRQIEASRRAMTRYIRRGGQIWIRIFPDKPVTMRPAETRMGSGKGNPEFWVAVVKPGRILFEIGGVSEEIAREAMRLASFKLPIKTKFIVRSQPQEQE